aatataatttgtatatatatatatacaaattatattgtatataaacacacaaaaaatgtatatatatatatatatatatatatatatatatatacacacacaaaaatgatggtacccctagaaaagactgtgaccaaagggacgtgttaatccaaggtgtgccCACTAATttgcatcacaggtgtctacaatataatcagtcagtgggcctatatatagggctacaggtagtcactgtgctgtttggtgacatggtgtgtcaacatggaccagaggaagcaaaggaaagagttgtctcaggtgattagaaagaaaatgataGACAAGcttgttaaaggtaaaggctataagaatatatagatagatagatatgggCGACTGtaggcaagacacttaacctcACATTCCCTCCTCATGTGCCTATCGGgacatgaatgtgtgtgaatgagatgcgtagtgtaaagcgctttgagggGTCAAACTGACACTCAGTGCTAAAAAGTGCTATGTAAGTACAAGTCAATttacaatttattattttcactttttaatatttaaagtgcTGGCGTTCTACATGAGATCTTTCTCATGCAGGAAGATCTTCCTCATGCAGGTTGCCTTTTCAGtacattaaacacatttaatgtttaattatcaGACACTTTCTTCAGCTGTTTGTTGGACTTCTCCCAAACAGAGTTCAGATTTTACTTACTATCCACACTTGCTTTACTCAAAGACACCGCCacatttatacataaaaaaaacttttattggACCAGAATTGATTCtgttcacatttattttacaggTATTTgaattaataacattttaaaaaaaagaactcaaGTTTTCCATTTAGTAAATTATTGTTGAACATTGCACAACGCCCAGCTCTGGAAAGATTGGTCCTTTAAcaagaattaaaaaacatcacagaaGCAGCAGGAATCTAAAAATCCACATATGGATGGATCAGAAAGATGTCTGTACAGTTTGATTCATTTAACAGGAATTAGAGTTTCAAGTTTCTAACGTCTAGCTGCTATCAGGAGCTTCTGATACTGCAGATTCACATGTGgagaaaaatagcaaaaaataagccaaaaataaacatgtcaggacaaacagagaagaaaaacttttttctgaTTCCAGTGTGTTGTCATGTCCTACCCCTCCGACTGAAAATTCATTCTAAATTACAGAAAGAAGAGAAGCTCCACACAGGTTCCCTCTGTGGACGTTTCACCAGGTGAGACTCATACCTGTCAGTCAGTGGCTTCATTCATGTCCTCTGAAATGTTCAGATGGAATAAAACTGGAATCTGGCTCAAAAGTGGGCAAAATGACAGGAGATCAACTGACCTTTCTCCTAAAAACAAGACACAAGTTTCCTCAAATCACTGAAGCTTAAAGCTgcaggaggaggggaggggtcacAGCAGGCTGAGGTCACAGGTGACAATGGAGGTCACGATTACATGATGTCACAATTGACATTATTTAATCATAAAGATCCCTTAATATCATGACTTTCCATAAAGGACCATATCTGACTCATATCAtcagatcaggaaggaaaacgaGGTTAAACAACATCTGTGTGTTACTGCTTGTGCTGCTTCATTTTCATTCCATGTTAGAGCGGAAAAGTCCGGCAGGGGAAgagtttttccctccaaactAACAAATTAAATCATCCTGGTGGATTTATTTGCTTCTAGAAAAAGATGAGGCAGGTGTGGTTGTGAAAGACGTctcaccagcctgtaaagcaggacataaaagaggaaaaacatccaGTTTGTTTCACCGTTTCTATGATGTAGTCTCTGAAAAGAAGCCTAACAattccaggtagaggtcctgtagccttttctatctgttttctctgaggtAGGATTGTAggatatgtaggatttatttattctttacttaGGGGATTTTTGTCCGCTTTACTTTCTtgttctattattttattatgttggcatcaaaagatagaaataacTAAAACTTCATGTAATTTTACACAGTGTGTTAGGGAAATGAATTAATGCAAAATAATCGTGATAATTTCTCTGGCAATAATTGTACCAACAAAATCTGTAATGCTGACATCTGTGACACACGGGAAATGGTTGTTGTGGTCTCACCTGCATGAAACTGCAGCATCACCCTCACAAATATTCAGCGCAACATCAACATCAGCGAAGTCATCCTGCAGCTCTAAGAACTCACATGTTCCTAAACATGGACCCTCAATCTGGACCCATCCAAcaacagaaacctgcaggtccaCATGACGAGAAGCAGCATGAATCCTAACGGACTCAGAGGTCAGTGAGTAGTTGGTTCTGGTCGGGCGAGGAAAGTGAACCTGGGGAATCACTCTCCCCCCCCGCCCGCCCTCAGACTAAGGGATTTAAACAGTACACAGAGCAGAATCTGATCTTCTGGCTTTACATCAGAACCTCCTGGCTTCTTTGCTGGTCCACATCCAGGATCTGGTCCACACACACTTTATTTTTGGCCCTGTGGTTTATGGTCCAATTCGTTGGGTTTGAGGTCTGCAGGAGTGTCTCTCAGGGGAGGAGGGCCTCTCCCTCCTCTGCCCAGAGGAGGTCCAGAACCTCAGCTTGCCTCAGCTCCCGCTGGTGGATCCTCCGCAGACGCAGGATGTAGAGCAGGATGGCCAGGATCACCACCAGGATGCAGAGCGAGAACAGGTGGTGGTTGTAGACGAAGGAGGGGCGCAACCAGCTGGGGTGGTTCTGTCGCAgagtttcctgctgcaggtcCCTGAAGAGGCgtggacagacagacacacgATCAGCATAAGCTAAAAAAAGTCAGTGTTTGATAGACAGACCTGGTAGCTGATTAACATGTGCATGCAGTCAGGAGATTTTAGAGGAACTTGATGAAATGCGAGACTTCTCTTCCTGCCTCATAATCAGATAAAAATACCTTCTAATTGATGTTACTGGGTCGGAAAGATCCTGAAAGAATGTGAACTTatgttttgtttcctctgtaaaatgaaactttcatatgaaaaatattcccctgaaaaatgtaaatattgtgATTTTCTCCTGAACAAATCCAGAGGTTGAACAGCCACTCAGTGTGTGCAGAGCGGTACATGTTAGAGAACGAGTTACCTGAGAGGCAGGAAGCGGGTTTTAAACAGGATGGCCCCCAGAGTCCACTGGACCTCTTTGTCAAAAACCAGCTGGGCGGTTTTCAGGCTCAGGTAGTCAACAGGGAAACGGAAACCAGAGTGCAAAACTTTATACATCCAGGCAGACTTAAAGCACTGGTACCTGGGAGAAGGAGCAGAATAATGAAGGGGAGGGAACAAGCTGAAAAACTGAGTTCTGTCCTGATGCTGTTTCCTCAGATCtgagctgcaggttgcagaTTTGACTGAACAGCGCCTCCCTGTGGACAACCTGCTTACACCTGAAAAACTTCTTCCAACTTCCCGTAATTAGTGAAAAAGAAGAgattgtgttgtgtgtgtttttctggtaATATACAGAGGATTGACCGGGTAACCAGCGCCACCTACAGACAGCTATGGTTCTCTGATCACAGTCGGAAAGGGGAGCTTACTTCAGTCTGCTGATGTCGGCCTGCTGGGAGAACAGCTGGCTGTCCAGACGCTGTTTCAGTGTTGACCACTTGGTGGCGCAGTAGTCCtgttaaataaaccaaaagcaGCTGTTACAGTTACTGagaaaacacagattaaatctaaaatgaaaCAGATTTTACATTTCAGAGACCAGCTCCAGTTTTAGGTAGCTCACAATTCTAGTTATTCTTGGATTAATTATTTTCCCaaaactataaatgtgtaaaaccacatGAACACTTCATataggtctttaagttttatttattttatcttttgataccaacataataaaataatattagttATTTAACCAATTTAACCTTTACTTTGTGGCACAAAGCTGCTGGTGCAGGTGGTGAAACACGAtggatgtattttgttttttatgacaTGCTTACAGGCTGGTGAGCTGTCCTTCATAatgacatgaacattttttctGTAACCAAAGAAATCTGACAAGATTGATTTAATCCTTTTGTTTGAAGGGAACAACTCTTCCCCTGCCGTACTTTGCCGCTCTAACACGGAacgaaaacaaagcaacacaagcagcaacACACAACATGCCTAGCTTGGAACGGGACGGGTTAGTtcggtaaaccctgatctctttTGCGTTTACACAGCCAACTGTACCCTCGCCTGGTATAAGGCGTGTAGTGATATGGATTGTCAGCTGTGTGAAAGCGTGAAATCTTAGTAGTGCAACATCGTCCTTGAATGACAGCAAAGAAGAAcagaacacagaaacaaagcagagacTGGTGGCCATTCagcagttcttcttctttcttcttggcatgaagaaaaaacaacaaaaacgcTGTATGTTTAACACGGAGCTGTTCCTGTTTTGATCTTCACACAGGGAGTCGTGATTCTTCCGGTCAATGGATGGCAGTGTGTTATGCTCCACCCTTTATGGTGGGGTCGGTGAAATTGTGACCCCAACAGAAAGATCCTAAAAGAAGTAGGATGGCTTGGATCGGATATTCTggcacccttcccagttttcgcATACTGACCCGTACCGTACCGAGCCAGATCCGGTGATGTGAACGGTGCTTAGGTTTTGGTTTTCGGTCCAAGCGTGAGTCAAGTTGCTCTGATCTTCTGATGTGGTTCAGACATGATAACGCAATGATACTGAGGGATCGTAGGATTAACTAATCATGGTACTGTAATTAATAAGGATGTTCCGATACGATAcctggggtttaggtatctgccgATACCGAGTAGTGATCCTAGCAGACGTTAAActagaaaacatgaaatttatatatcagattaatcacagtttaaaaaggaattaatcgtgattaatcaccAGTCGTGACTGCACctgaaatatttccatttgTACTGGAtcgtatcaacagaaagagcccgtgcttacaaatattaaatgtttactAACCTTtacttgcctttttttttcacttttctacATTATATtaatcactttagttgtaataacaaattcaatatttcataaagtctagaccttaaaaaaggtctcatttgtgccccccttgtCCTGGTCAATGCCAGGAGCAAGAGAGACGTGCTAGcaacagaaaagccgatcagctgatcaccgacagccggggggggaggaagaggaggaggagaaggcatATTGATACAGAACTgcaggaaaagtttttttcttttttgcctttaAATGAAGGAGTGCAGGTATTGAACCTTCTCAACGTGAAAAGTGTGGGGGATGAGGGAGCGTTAATTTAGTTTATaaaattaatgcaattaattacataaatgatTTACCGCcgttaacacattatttttaacaggcttaatatttatttatattattaatgttttattaacacacgAACGAAGATTGCCacagaactttttaaattattgagtaaataaactcggatcaaagaatttctattaaaatcTGAGGGATCGTACCGTAAAACAACAGTAACAACAGATAACAGGTAACAGACTACGTAACTTCCTGAATTATGATTCCGTTTCCATGGTATCTGATGGcgtttagacagaaatacttaCTGATACCGATACGCTTTCTTTTGGCAGAAGTATTTCCGATGCTGGTATCGGTATCGGCCCAACACTAGCAATTAATTGCGAAAGTAATCATTGCACTtctagtttgtgtgtgtgtgtatgtgtgtgtgtgtgtgtgtgtgcaccttGGCAGCTTGGGAGTATTTCTCACTCTTGTACTGTCCTCCGATTCTCAGCACGTCCTCCATGCAGTAGTAGAACTCAGAGAAGCCATAGAACTCACTGTTACTGAAGTTGATTGGAGCCTGAAGGTCAGAACCAAAGTTAGAGCCCAGAACCAAACCCAGAACCAAACCCAGAACTAGAGATGCACAATGTTATCGGCAAGATATCTGTATGGCCAGTATTGgcttcaaaattaaatatggGATATCAGCCAATAAAAAGTTGTAAATTATCGGTATATTGGATATCAGCCAAAAATCCAATATCGTGCATCCCTTCCCAAAACCAAACCCATAACCAAACCTAGAAccaacacagaactaaacatcGAACCAAACCCAAATCTGGCCCAGTATCAAACCTCAAACTACACTCAgacctaaaataaaaactagaactAAACCCAGATCTTTCAAGTCTGTTCATACCTGGTAGACTCCCCGTGTGGACATGGTGCCGTTGTGGAGACCCAGGAAAGGTCGTACAGCCTCTTGACACCGAGTCCAGTCCCCCTGACCCCTCAGGTACAACGTGCGGTTGTCTCTGATGACTGTGTCCGACATGCCGACGGGTAAACAGGGGTCCAGGTACGGTTTGTCCATGCTCAGACCTGTCTGAGTGCTTAGAAacctgaagaaaaacagaatcagAAAAGTTCCGCTCACTGAGGTTTACTCTCAAGCCGGAAAAAGTAGTTTGAACTCCGTagatttagaaagaaatgtgacCATTAACTGGAACAATATTGGTGATTGGAGATTTGACTCTGGGAATGACGTCACATCCCAGCTAAGAGCGTTCTTAATGACAGTCGGAAAATGAGCAAAACCCATATGTACGCCACCAGGAAGCtttttgttctctctctctctctctcattgtCTCTTTACAGAAGTTTATTAGACCAGTATATGGAAATTATCACAAAAGAATATGAAAGACATCCAAGATAAAAATTGTGAATATGTTTTACTGTATGAAAAAGACAGCGGATGTTTTGATGTAGTTTCTCACATGTGcaccttgtttttgtttagtgtagATAGAGTTTATAAAGGTATAAAGTTGGGTGAGGTTTGGGTTGGTGAGTTTGCCCCGACTTCAAAGGGCATTCGCGTTGTATTTCCAACTGGGAACTCAGAAAATCCTACTTCTGAGTACAAATCGAAAGCACTGTAGTAaccatgtaaaaacaaacaacctgtTCTTGGTGAGCGTGCTGTTGACCAACTGGTCCTTGTAGCGCTGTCGGGCCATGTTTCCTCCAAAGCCCAGGAACGTGGTGACATAGACCCGGTACACGTGCTGCGTTCGCTCCACGTCACAGCCGAGGTTAAACTCTGCGAGGACGCCCTTCCCTGCCTCTTCCTGAAAACAGAGCAAGACTCAAACACACCGCTGCAGACAAAACCGGTGGTCAATGTAAACCTAGCTCATCAGTTGGTCCTCCTTACTTCCTGTGGTGAGCTGAAGGTGATGGCGCCGGGCACCTCATAGGCAATCTGAAGGGAGGCTCCTCCCATATCCATGATACCGACTGTGCGGCGCCGGCTGATTGCCGGCTGGTTCTCAGACCCCGTTTCCACCTCGACTGTGGCGTCCTCTGTAATGATACCAAAAATTTGGAGATTTCTATTAAGCACACTTTGGTTCCACACTCAAACATTAGCACCACATCTTCCAACGCACCTTCATCATCAGCATGATCAAAGTGGCCCAGGACGAAGTTGATGCCAATCCACGCGTACACACCTAGAAAAACAGGACATTAATAAAccaatgtatttttattgcaccaattataaacaaactatgtgGTGACAATttttagtgaaaaattaaactttaaattagaatagatgataaataatgcaaaaaatacatttatcatTAAGTTTTCAGAAGTTGATAAaaattatggggctacaaaagatgctaaattaagagccgttCAGGAGCCAAAAAAGCCGAACATCCCGTCACTAGTacagttgtaatggatgctaccGTGGAGAGCGATGTCGAGAGAAaggaaaaatggatgaaaagacaacctaaaaatatttagaacagcaaaaaaataataaaatttaattcttcagtcaatatttgttttttaagtttaattttattgagtgtaatttgttttttaattaggggtctgcaacatgtcacaacattttaaaatttttaagtatttatgtCCTCACTCTTCATTAACAAACATTactatctgacggtaagccagtgCAGCATCGGcgagcagcagctttgtacatttcattttcagcctggtcataaAACAGAGGCGaccatctcctgctctgaatgctgctgctgctgcgtgaGGACCAGGCCTTTTCTAAATGctttggacgggggaggggtctgccCAGCACTCATTGAAGAGTAAACTATACGCTCTTTCAAGttagtctccaaaagtctccaatatcaccagaaaagtTGTTAGATTTGTCGCTAGACGCTTTTTTGAAAAAAGTTGGCATAACTAGTACAACTAGCTGCCGACTGTAAAAGGTGACCCTTGTTATTTAGGCAGCTCAATAAGGCTTGGGCTTGCATTGGCCCCCTGGTGACTGGCAGACTACTGGTTGAGAATGgtgtgatcagagatgcagcaaAGCCGCAGTTTGAATGTAAATATCGTTGATGATCCGGTTTatttaattgtggccaccaaaattgtgatcacgatcaaaatctgattaattgtgcagccctaataCCCACATAAACAAAAATCAACATTACGCTCACCTTCCTGTTTCCCTGAGATGACTTCAGCATGTGAGGGggaaaacaggaagtcaaagtCCAGAGGAACATCAGTGACCAGGTCCTCCAAGATGGCCGCCTGTTGGCTGCACATAGAGGAACAGCATGAACAAGACAAAGTTTGGAGACAAAAGCATGAAGATACAGTAAGTTTACTGAAAGAGGAACAAAGGCTGAGTTTACATCAACAATCACACAGAAAATCAGAAACAGATCACAGTTTTCTCAGAACAgccattttgtaaaaaacaCATTGAAACAACGCCGGGTGACAAAGCGATCCTCCGCTACCTGTTGGACAGCAGCCGCATCCCGGCAGTACAGAGCATGTAGAGCGGTGTCCCTTTGTGTTTGGCCTTCGGGATGTGAGCAGCAGCAAAGCTGAGGAGAGGCTGCAGGTAGTCACTGGCCTGGGTCGGCATGTTCGCCAGAGTGGAGATACctgagagaaaacatccagGAGTCAAACTGAGTACAAATATGCAAAATAACGcagtttttgtttctgaaaaaaGGGGTAGGGGAAAAACAAGTGAACCAAACTAATTCATCAGTTGAaacgtcctcttcatcaggtccatccgTTCAATGAGtcattaacacaaatatctaatcagctaATGACGTGGCAGCAACTCAAAAAAATTAGTCATGGTCAGGATGACTTTCTgtagttcaaactgagcatcagcatgaggaagaaaggggatttaaattactttgaacgtggcatggttgttggccTGACTATCCTCCAACTACAAGGGCGGTTTGTATAATTttgtctcaaaagaaagctgagatgGGTTACTACAGaaatgtcagaatcaagatatacgttactgtgtcagagtacaCAGTAACATATATACCTGgaacacagaaaatgtaaatggctatatctcctaaaagaaaactgtaatgaaaggtattcttttattttaaaacttcttgGCTTCTATTGGTTGTTAGAGTCACATGGGCAGGGTCACAGGTCAGATCGCACATC
The Melanotaenia boesemani isolate fMelBoe1 chromosome 4, fMelBoe1.pri, whole genome shotgun sequence genome window above contains:
- the LOC121638443 gene encoding ectonucleoside triphosphate diphosphohydrolase 4-like, with product MPTQASDYLQPLLSFAAAHIPKAKHKGTPLYMLCTAGMRLLSNSQQAAILEDLVTDVPLDFDFLFSPSHAEVISGKQEGVYAWIGINFVLGHFDHADDEEDATVEVETGSENQPAISRRRTVGIMDMGGASLQIAYEVPGAITFSSPQEEEAGKGVLAEFNLGCDVERTQHVYRVYVTTFLGFGGNMARQRYKDQLVNSTLTKNRFLSTQTGLSMDKPYLDPCLPVGMSDTVIRDNRTLYLRGQGDWTRCQEAVRPFLGLHNGTMSTRGVYQAPINFSNSEFYGFSEFYYCMEDVLRIGGQYKSEKYSQAAKDYCATKWSTLKQRLDSQLFSQQADISRLKYQCFKSAWMYKVLHSGFRFPVDYLSLKTAQLVFDKEVQWTLGAILFKTRFLPLRDLQQETLRQNHPSWLRPSFVYNHHLFSLCILVVILAILLYILRLRRIHQRELRQAEVLDLLWAEEGEALLP